The stretch of DNA CAAAAATCCTTTTTGTATTTCTAAAGTGACTTGGACTTAAATGATAATCTTCAGATTTTTCTCTAAGGATTTGAGTTtctaaaaaaaaaaggttaagcTAATTATCCattcaaattgtttcctctttgtgccaatttgACTCCTTGGTCCTTTGTAAAACAAAGATTgtttttttgccattttggtgaaaacttgtcaccttgtgaccttTCTTTCACTCCTTATTTTCTGATAAAACTAAGGCCACTTTTGGATAATTACAaaactttttttcttcttttgccTTTTGAAAGAGTaccttctttggtgcaagtttggaGAAGAGTTGGTCTTCACCACATGTGTTGACCATTGAATTTCAAAACCCTAAATCAACCACCTTGTTTGCCCTCTCTATAAAAGGAGTGCCTCATCTCATTATTTCCTTAAGACTTTTCCTGAGAATTCAATCAAGTTTGCAAAAATTGCTTTCAAAGTTTAAAAACCGTGTCATTGTTTTGCAAAGCTTTCAAAactcttcaagtgttacaatcatagCCACTGTTGCTTTAAAGtactaaactctctcacttatgaaccgtttgatcttgtaaagttgtccatatcaattcttgttaagaaTAAGTCCGTGGAAAATTGATCCATAAAAACGTTCTAAGTTagtgtgtagagtttaggacggagtagtcctttgactctttagcaaccggagtaggttgcgaggtaccttgttctaggacggagtagttcttgaacttgtgtcacaaccggagtaggttgttggtctttttattgtacgggtttttagtagtcggagtagatcactaaaattaatcaataaaaagtagattggacgtaggcacttgagttcttgccgaaccaattcaaaaatctcgtgtttgatctTCATTTGTTCTTTATTCCGCTGCTTTCATATTGTTTAGTTTTATTTGCTTAACTCTTGAGTAACAGTTCCACATAATGTCACATTCGGTCTGTAGCCTGTACTTCATACACTGAGATGAATAACAACAGTCAGAACCATTGTTATCTTCAGACTTTAGCAAACTTGTTTTTTTATACTCGTTTAATCTTTCAATATTAATCGATGTATTCACTTATCTTCCATATTATCAAAcaacttactttaattcaataaagtttaagttgaaatttttaaatagtacctaattcaccccctccccctcttaggtacttgaatccataaactcttcaaAGGTTTAACAAGAGTATCACCAAGAAGGGGTCCCCTCTCACAAGTGCCATCCTAGCTTATTCCAACTCGTTCAAGCCAAGCAAATCAAACCCCACTTCCTACTCCACCTCAACAAAATGAGCCTCAAgcaaatgaacaataaataattGTCATCACACCTTACCCCTTTCCATACCAACCCTACAACcaccaaatcccttcatccttcctagAGATGACTTCATAACGGGTCTACTCCAATATTTACACTGAAGGCAATATGAAGATAGAGTAGACAATTACTATACTCTTTATCTACAACTCCACCGTTTGGCTAGCCGAGGGCACATCaatgaagagggaatgcttccctcttgggcccaaatggaTATCCTCTTTCCCAAATCGGAGCACATGGAGAGCATGGAGAAGGAGAATGAGTGGAGTCTAGTGGTGGCAATACGGTGGAGTTGAATAGCGATGGGGATGCGTTTATGGATTTCTATGAGAGCGATGAATCACAAGCACAATGGGATGATGATCAAGAAGGAGAGGAAGACGACTAATGAAGATGTTCATCGGCTTggtggagcgggcatgaggcacccaccaTGGCATAGGTGAAGCTCCTCTATTGCCTCTCATTTTTCATGTCAAATATTTCATGCTTTTCTAACTTGATTAATGATTAATTGTTTCAAATTCTAGAGGTGTCCTTGTAAAAATTAAGGACTATTATTCCACCTTAGCAACATCTAGGTGATGATAAATTTATTCTTCCCACCTTgtacaatccaaaatgacaattactttcatgcattgcatacttgtgcatgaacttccctattttgacactagaaatagtgtcttgcttggtttggggaagttcaaacacaaggaatgggagttaatccaaattatctctccaaccaataaaatcatGCATCACATAGAGTAGAATAGATTGCATcacttatatattttttttgcaaaaaatgtATCATTTCATTCAAGAAAAATGAAATTACAAGGTATTTTGCAAAACTAAGTAGCACTTGAGGACAATgctcatactagtgtggggatgggaaattctaacttgaattctaaaatcaaaaatgataaaaattgaaaaaattagaaaaacacaaaaatatgttcttttataaaaacaaaaactataaaaattcgaaaattttgaaaaaaaccaaaaacatgttcatttccttagTAGTGtaaaattgtatatacttgtggttgtttgtttgtcctcctatcacattgatcgactacgcgacatctgaggcatgaggaatatgaagacctcatggtatgatctttccaatctcatttttcctctctatgttaatgactatgtggctttattttgatgaATGCAGTATGAaccaatgtgatcttaggagttgtatttactttatatgccatactagttgatagaagcatatgcattagaattgtataaatgatagttgcatcatggcatgtagttgcattttagaaaatttttgtgaaaacatctatttgggaaacttgacaagtgtatataaggcccttgtagatactctTTCTTCTTgcgactttgctcattagaatgcctctaaaacaccctaggatgtgtcatgctagtatcctttgacccatggattaaggcctagtcaagagtaccttgtggtgtgataactccttggctactgtttattccaaggtgacctttgaagccatacaaccatcttccacttctatcacattttgtcaacaaaaagagaatgggcacaaaaattatcaatttgagttcaactatcaaaatgaaaaatcaaaaattttgtaaaatgcatcaaagaaaagaggagtacaaaaacaagaactcctatgctttaaatataagcacccttgttacaaattagggtgactttgaaaatgttcaaaaatgcaaaaggttgaaaattggcaagcatcaaattgccaaacatcaaagaaatggcaaaaagaaattgttcttaAAAATGTccaatgccacaagaaattggggggaataacaaaatcaaatgcaaactcccattatgaaactcaaaatacatAGATCCCTtttttccattgaacccacttttgtgcattgtggagaggggacgacccttcttcttttctaggtaagaaggggaatttcgcgatcctacagtgcttctaacaccataaggagtctactcttgacaaaagcatttaacgattgaggactaaggtaccctagcttgacacaacttggaggtgatttattggtatcctcctaggcttaataacttgaagaaaccatatctatgatggagtgtatACCATTATAttgcttcccttctagataatttccgccacttagatgaggaaagtggctattcatttttgtagatgcatccattacttgttttgtgtgctaaATGCTTGGatatgtcgccattttggcaagccccaccttgccttgcaagaaggcaccctacctcatggttgtcttgttgtgaattgaaggggcggagtgagacccgctaattgtctcatatcggctatattattaggctagtttaaataaaggtcatagttttagtcacctctttactcgagacgagcaaaggttcggtttgaggatgtttgacgtgactcatatttgagcacatttagtccccgaattagccccgtttccatgctttctagcatatattagggtcatttcttagctttagtttcccattttgcatattctttgaggttttgtgtccttggtaggagaggattgctaaccttgcacttATGAggtgaaatggagctaaatggatcgcatctaatgatcaagcatcaaagagaagaccaacactagaggcctaagtagacaaataaagtgaaatgggaaaTGTTGAAAAGATCTTTGCATCCCCGACATGACCCCCGCGGATTGCTAAAGAGCCAAACGAGAAGGGAACCCTGTGCCAGGATCTGAGCGTCCTGAGCACATGACGAGCGTACCAAAGAGCCATGATCCGAGCGGCCTGaacccaggacgagcggattgaagAGATATTATCCGAGCGTCCcccttgtgatccgagcggatatTCTTACAGGACAGGCCGTGCATGTgcacaggacgagcggatcgtgaTGGGAGTAGCAGcttgatccgcgcatgtccctcgggagttccatttcctcaagttttcttaaggtcttaatagtcatttaagcccttagtaaccctaatccttgtacttaatttttagtataaatactccgttgtactacctagattagcatcaactCTTAATCCtatcttaatctagtcttaatacatcttaatcctctcttaatttagttgtaatacatttctcaatattaatcatatcttaatctttcaattgttcttccttttattttggataattagaagattatttgggtttatttggaggattgacaaccttccatcaataatcaagtacttctattattctttgctttattatttggatcatctccataggtataattcctttttacccttgtctaattattgttaatcactttactTTATTcaacatgttttgccttgttactgtgattgacaaccttattagcatgctaaacttgatcatgagtgagtagttctttagctagggttaatgggaaattagggaaaacaaacatggggattaatctatgcttaatctaatatgttctcgtAATTAATttccttgcttgttgtgattttaacCTATGCGCATGTTAGATTTGATGAAATTTGAGACTATGAAACCTTGAATTTTTTGACCATcccttatctcttcaatgaggcttgtaagacataaaccaactcgagcctcattagatcATGCATAGTGTTGAATAAGAGGatactaagtcgacttgtaggtgttgtacagtctagacgactcggctccgggacctaaatctttctaggaattgtaagatattcACTAACTCAatctcatcacaacaataagtgcttgcatctaattaagaacatgtttgtatgatctactcctatgaatcccctatgaacccatgacaccctagtacttttaatcatttgtttacaaacccctttaattgctttactttgtttttacattcatcttgttgattagtttagaatacatctcacctcaacccaaatttgtgacaccctaagacatagctacttccaattgaaaatcctacatcaatacccgtcccttgggatcggacctttacttacctctttactaagagtagtttgtgaagttacaaatattgttttggttggtggcTTTGACGACGAGTTTAGTCCACACcaatttcgtagaggagcagttcTAGCTTGCTTGATTGTTTATCTTTTGGAtttgcgaataaggtagggtttccgtaCTCAGTCTTTTGTACGAACGTTTTCAAGTGATGTGATGTTGTATGATTTTTtattgtgatagtattgtggtgACTTGATGTTATTGGCACTATTGGTATTGATTGTGAAGCCATTGTCGGAAGATGGTCTTCACCCTCATGTTTgccccttgtggctcccgtcacaaggaggatgtgcacattaatgatctgggtgcaCTCATTGGGATTAGTGGGACTTAGGTGGGAAGGTTGCGGTCTCTCACTCGCGGTGTAggtacctattgcgatgggtagcCTAGAAGATCTGGGCTGCGGTTCAGATGATGTACTTGGAGGTTGAGGATTGTGTTGTTGCATGACTGAATTGGAtggtttattgttgttgttgtagttcaTTCTTTATTGTGCAGTTGACTGACTCCTTTTCATTGTtgcaaaacctgcggtgatccgtTAGGGGATGGTGAGAAAATATCTAGCAGGTTTTGGTTGTTTGAGCTTCTCGAGGAAGCGATAGGAAGATCGTCGAGTCTAGATAGCTTCTGTTATCGTGTCAAGATTAGATGATCACTTTTTATTGGATTTGTATTTCAGTTTTTGGTACTTTGTTTTGTAATCGACTAAACATGTATTTACTTTATTTgaacgttcttttatggtccatttgatataatttacctcgggtaaccgagatggttggacttccatttgctaaggtaggccttggtaagTCACTTTGGTAGATGAGGGGTGTTACATCCAAACCTAGAGTTCACCTAGCTAGAGACACGGCGATCAAAGAATTATCACCCCAAAGGAGATGGAAAAGGTGGTCAAATGCACGCCCTCGTTCAGGCTGATTCTAATAGGTCGATGATCTGTGCTAAAGAGATACGCCATAAAGTATTTCAAGCctattctactagttaagggtaaaaatgtagaacaagtgactaataaaaaTAGTATGTGctcttattttatttatgtgacTCAAAGAGGAGTAGGATGACCATGTTAATTAGACACTTGGTGAtgtaaaagacatgtttttttttttttggtaatgtcATTTATAGAGTTATGAGATTATTAGACTATGTGAGTGATTTTCCTCGTTTTGTTGACATATTTGTGTTTACTCTTATGAGATTCCTGAAAAAATCtcttttttgaaataaataaaaataggTAGGAGTCGTCGGTAGTTTtataaaaacatacaaaaacagtTTTAACGGAAAAGGCTCCTTTTGATCCATGATATTGGGACTGATCTGTCACTCCGTTCTGAACCAAAGATTGTGAATTCgagggtaaaggtacggtcagggaaggtgttaggcacccggaccgccaATCAAACTAAcgacctctactatttatttgtaatattatatatttgacgaaatttaACGAAGATAATGCTAACAGAAcaaatttatacaaaacaatacatATTATATACAGGGACAAATTAACCGTGTTATATTATATACAATTATACAAATTacgaaaaataaagaaaataaataaaaagaaagagtaaagaaaactTATTTGATTTTGGTGCCCTCATGCCTATTTAGATTTTGACTATAAATGAATTTCGACTTTCTCGTAAATTAATTGTTCTTATGCGCTGATATGAAACTGGGACAATTTAAAGTATGGTTTGAAACTAGAAAAGTATATTTGAGACGATGTATGAAAGTAAAATTTATGAATCTGGCTTTTGTATGTCACTTGGTGTATTAGTGTCCTCCTCTGCCTCTTGCTATTATTGTGTAACCCCTGAATCTCGTCGTCCCTTAAAGTGTGAGATAGAGTTGAGTACCTGTACTAGATGATACGTATTTGGGTGAGATTGGAGTATTACAAAGATAGAATTTTATTCACTGAGGTTAATTTATTCACTTGAGCAAGATGACCTTGCGCTTATCCTTGACACGAAATCTAATACTCCTCCTTACTTTGTTACTCTCTTCATACCATatcaatggtaacacttacctaataaGGCAGTACTATACTAATAGTAACATTttttatttggcccacaacattaccaaattatccttatacctatttaatatttacataaaatatCATTACATACTCCACCTATCAACCAGGGGCGAACCCAGGATTTTTAATTTGGTGTAGCGAAATTCTAACAttgataatattaaaaaaaaaatgtcaattacaagaaaaattaaaatattactaCACTATTCGACGAGTTCGCATATCTaaaaattgttttacaatttcATCATCGGTCACATTCATGAATACATCACGTTCTAGAAATGTAACCAAACAATCATTCAGGTATTCATCGCCCATGCTATTACGCAATCTGTTTTTGATAAATGACATAGCTGAAAATGCTCTTTCCACCGTCGCGGTTGCCACCGGAAGAACCAACACAAGCTTTAGAAGCATGTAAACCTTTGAATGAGTCAAATGTTTCATTGTTTCAACAAGTTTCATGGAAAGTTCGTTAAGAGTTTTGAGATTCCAAAATCTATCATCATTTTGAACATCATACTTGAAGGTATCAAGTTGATATTCAAAATACAACAAATCTTTACGGGAAAATTCAGAAGGATAGAACTCAGCAAGTTCACGGAGCTTCTTCGTATCAAAAGAAGCAAATCGATTTTGAGGATTAAAGCAAGACATACATACCAAGAGTTCTTTACTTTTCTCGTTATATCGATCGTTAAACTCTGACAAAATTTGATCAATAACGCTCATGAAAACCTCAGCTCGAAAATGTTTAAGATTATCTACTTCTCGTCGACCACGTCTATGTCTTCCTGGAATAACATACAAATCATTCATATTAGGAATATCAATGCCATGCTTCAAGCAAAATGCACTAACCTTTTCCATGTGAGCATCCCATCCATCATCTCTTATCCTCTGCAATGAGTTTTTTGTCACATCCACAAGCTTTACCGCATTCACAATATCTTGCTCTTTTTTTTGCAATGCAAGgtttaattcatttgttacccCAAAAATAGTCACCATTAATTGAGCAACAAATACGAAATCAAACGTCCTCAAAGCATAAGAAATGGACTCTCGCCTTTAC from Silene latifolia isolate original U9 population chromosome 10, ASM4854445v1, whole genome shotgun sequence encodes:
- the LOC141607779 gene encoding uncharacterized protein LOC141607779, whose protein sequence is MVTIFGVTNELNLALQKKEQDIVNAVKLVDVTKNSLQRIRDDGWDAHMEKVSAFCLKHGIDIPNMNDLYVIPGRHRRGRREVDNLKHFRAEVFMSVIDQILSEFNDRYNEKSKELLVCMSCFNPQNRFASFDTKKLRELAEFYPSEFSRKDLLYFEYQLDTFKYDVQNDDRFWNLKTLNELSMKLVETMKHLTHSKVYMLLKLVLVLPVATATVERAFSAMSFIKNRLRNSMGDEYLNDCLVTFLERDVFMNVTDDEIVKQFLDMRTRRIV